One region of Marinitoga litoralis genomic DNA includes:
- a CDS encoding potassium channel family protein: MEEYRRIFRQITVSILIILSIFVVGVIGFMILEGWDFYTAFYITAITISTVGYGMPENISHATIIFDSILIFSGISVVLYLISSLTALFVEGDFKKIGGILKMLKRIENLKNHYIIVGGGKIGKYIIEEFEKENIPYIILEKDENIINKLLEKEEYQNINYIIGDAKEEDTLIKAKIFDAKGVLLTLPNDVDNLYISLTAKTLNPSLYIVSNATSNEELRKLLYAGVDNVILPPEITGKRMALMISKPNVLSFIETTQTDFGETFGFAEIRIPEKSWMVGKDFGELEISKTLNVIVMAIRRNKKAHYNPKADFKIEPRDSLMVIGEQEDIEKLKRFVILPEI; the protein is encoded by the coding sequence ATGGAAGAATATAGAAGAATTTTCAGACAAATAACAGTTTCTATTTTAATAATTTTATCGATTTTTGTTGTTGGTGTAATTGGGTTTATGATTTTAGAAGGGTGGGATTTTTATACAGCCTTCTATATAACCGCAATTACAATATCCACTGTTGGTTATGGAATGCCAGAAAACATTTCTCATGCAACGATAATATTTGATTCAATATTAATATTTTCTGGGATTTCAGTTGTCTTGTATTTGATTTCATCTTTAACTGCTTTGTTTGTAGAAGGGGACTTTAAAAAGATTGGGGGAATTTTGAAAATGTTAAAAAGAATAGAAAATTTAAAGAATCATTATATAATTGTAGGTGGAGGAAAGATAGGTAAATATATAATAGAAGAGTTTGAAAAAGAAAATATCCCATATATAATTTTAGAAAAAGATGAGAATATTATAAATAAATTATTGGAAAAAGAAGAATATCAAAATATAAACTATATCATAGGTGATGCGAAAGAGGAAGATACATTAATTAAAGCAAAGATATTTGATGCAAAAGGAGTATTATTAACATTACCAAATGATGTTGATAATTTATATATATCTTTGACTGCAAAAACTCTCAATCCTTCTTTGTATATAGTATCAAATGCTACTAGTAATGAAGAGTTAAGAAAGCTATTATATGCAGGGGTAGATAATGTTATATTACCACCTGAAATTACTGGGAAAAGAATGGCGCTTATGATTTCTAAACCAAATGTATTGTCATTTATTGAAACAACACAAACTGATTTTGGAGAAACGTTTGGATTTGCAGAAATTAGAATTCCAGAAAAGAGTTGGATGGTAGGTAAGGATTTTGGGGAACTTGAAATATCAAAAACATTAAATGTAATAGTTATGGCTATACGAAGGAATAAAAAAGCTCATTATAATCCTAAAGCTGATTTTAAAATTGAACCAAGAGATTCTTTGATGGTTATTGGAGAGCAAGAAGATATAGAAAAATTAAAGAGATTTGTAATTCTTCCGGAGATATAA
- a CDS encoding Eco57I restriction-modification methylase domain-containing protein, with amino-acid sequence MYENLKNTIQNIKKIIRRDINEKLSLLGFYENEYYPKYDKDIINKSTFEMIKEMLLNDYANSRNEYIENYTFNYLNKIIALKMLKEKNIIEEMSFEKLKDFIPELFDEIYEINLTSISEILNEIENVKDWHKEDILGWAYQYYNLDENRSKLFEQSQFYTPEWVVEYLVDNTLTRYYCEIYDDKYIAEKYKIKYDKKNVNKRLEDIKILDPTCGSGHFLIKVYDRLKEFYERQGYNNYIKNIIEKNIYGMDIDERSIEIAKMILKIKAIIDGYNGELDFNLISTDFKLVEPEDIEDLELRNVYLSVKSELDGYEDLGALVILSNKAKNKIFELQKRKIIPLFEEKTKLEKYYVDKIKKFFKILILNYDIVVSNPPYTDSHDYTPNLRKHIREKYFDFRKNLYGCFIKRNYEFLIEDGLLGMITPQTFMFISSYKELREFIIKNMYIENLVHFGLGGVFEDVLVDTAMYVFRKSKKNEKKGLYINLNDVPYEEKKLELKRIENQLYNGKISNNVFYENQDEFKKIPRYPFVYWINDEIKKIFNYEKLIKFADVRQGIATGDNKRFLRYHWQVPRNEISFNHKIDNKKWVPYVKGGPYNKWFGNLWWVIAFDEESYNTLKNMGNHLPNKQYYFKPGITYSMTTSKGPTFRILPENFLFDCKGSSIFTDDEDFKYVLMAFLNSKLAFYLYKFIAGSVDLEVGDLKYIPIANGLLNNNKKRELLIKIVKIIIAIKKQNTDMSPLELHYIGSPLHQFNEGNLEERIINIIKTKDILDTYILLLEALVEKIIFQIYNLKKKTIQEIFKKEKVPAGWNKLTEFIKLPDLEELIKDVYLKEFDLKDLKEVENEIYKFLKYLDNKSEKVDLEELKAYYDKRDRYEYDNAIERISLNLELNPISVINLLNYDNISYRHYRIKEMMFLAINEEYLKNNGDYNKIKESLENLGISEETIRKYLRKNLKDYIESKIKDVQYNYYKKTLPVYWK; translated from the coding sequence ATGTATGAAAATTTAAAAAACACTATTCAAAATATAAAAAAAATTATCAGAAGGGATATAAATGAGAAATTATCCCTTCTAGGTTTTTATGAAAATGAATATTATCCGAAATACGATAAGGATATTATAAATAAATCAACATTTGAAATGATTAAAGAAATGTTATTGAATGATTATGCGAATAGCAGAAATGAGTATATTGAAAACTATACATTTAATTATTTAAATAAAATTATTGCTTTGAAAATGTTAAAAGAAAAGAATATTATAGAAGAAATGTCTTTTGAAAAATTAAAAGATTTTATTCCTGAGTTATTTGATGAAATATATGAAATAAATTTGACATCAATATCAGAAATTTTAAATGAAATAGAAAATGTGAAAGACTGGCATAAGGAAGATATTTTAGGTTGGGCGTATCAATATTATAATTTAGATGAAAATAGATCAAAATTATTTGAACAATCACAGTTTTATACTCCTGAATGGGTAGTAGAATATCTTGTGGATAATACGCTTACAAGGTATTACTGTGAAATATATGATGATAAATATATAGCAGAAAAGTATAAAATAAAATACGATAAAAAAAATGTTAATAAGAGACTTGAAGATATTAAGATTTTAGATCCAACTTGTGGTAGTGGACATTTTTTAATAAAGGTATATGATAGATTAAAAGAATTTTATGAAAGACAAGGATATAATAATTATATTAAAAATATAATAGAAAAGAATATATATGGTATGGATATAGACGAGCGATCAATAGAAATTGCAAAAATGATTTTAAAAATTAAAGCAATAATTGATGGCTATAATGGGGAATTGGATTTTAATTTAATATCTACTGATTTTAAATTAGTTGAACCAGAGGATATAGAAGATCTTGAATTAAGAAATGTATATTTATCAGTAAAAAGCGAATTAGATGGATATGAAGATTTGGGTGCGTTGGTTATATTAAGTAACAAAGCTAAAAATAAAATATTTGAATTACAAAAAAGAAAAATAATTCCATTATTTGAGGAAAAAACGAAATTAGAAAAATATTATGTAGATAAAATAAAAAAGTTTTTTAAAATACTGATATTAAATTATGATATAGTTGTGTCTAATCCACCATATACTGACTCTCATGATTATACTCCTAATTTGAGAAAACATATAAGAGAAAAATATTTTGATTTTAGAAAAAATCTATATGGTTGTTTTATTAAAAGAAATTATGAGTTTTTAATAGAAGATGGATTATTGGGTATGATAACTCCTCAAACCTTTATGTTTATAAGTAGTTATAAGGAATTAAGAGAGTTTATAATCAAAAATATGTATATAGAAAATTTGGTGCATTTTGGGTTGGGTGGGGTATTCGAAGATGTTTTAGTGGATACAGCAATGTATGTATTTAGAAAAAGTAAAAAGAATGAAAAAAAAGGGTTATATATAAATTTGAATGATGTACCATATGAAGAAAAGAAATTAGAATTAAAAAGGATAGAAAATCAATTATATAACGGGAAAATATCTAATAATGTTTTTTATGAAAATCAAGATGAATTTAAAAAAATTCCAAGATACCCTTTTGTATATTGGATAAATGACGAAATAAAAAAGATATTTAATTATGAAAAATTGATTAAATTTGCAGATGTTAGACAAGGTATAGCTACAGGAGATAATAAAAGATTTTTGAGATATCATTGGCAAGTTCCGAGAAATGAAATTAGTTTTAATCATAAAATTGATAATAAGAAATGGGTTCCTTATGTAAAAGGAGGACCATATAATAAATGGTTTGGTAATCTTTGGTGGGTTATAGCTTTTGACGAAGAAAGCTATAACACCTTAAAAAATATGGGAAATCATTTACCAAATAAACAATATTATTTTAAACCAGGAATAACTTATTCTATGACAACATCTAAGGGACCAACATTTAGAATACTTCCAGAAAACTTTTTATTTGATTGTAAAGGTAGTAGTATTTTTACAGATGATGAAGATTTTAAATATGTTTTAATGGCTTTTTTAAATAGTAAATTAGCTTTTTATTTGTATAAGTTTATAGCTGGAAGTGTAGATTTAGAAGTTGGCGATTTGAAGTATATACCAATAGCCAATGGATTGTTAAACAATAATAAGAAAAGAGAATTGTTAATTAAAATAGTAAAGATAATTATTGCTATCAAAAAACAAAATACAGATATGTCGCCTTTGGAATTACATTATATAGGATCTCCATTGCATCAATTTAATGAAGGGAATTTAGAAGAAAGAATCATAAATATAATAAAAACAAAAGATATTTTAGATACTTACATATTATTACTAGAAGCACTTGTGGAGAAAATAATTTTTCAAATATATAATTTAAAAAAGAAAACTATACAAGAAATTTTTAAGAAAGAAAAGGTACCAGCTGGATGGAATAAATTAACTGAATTTATTAAATTACCAGATTTAGAAGAATTGATAAAAGATGTTTATTTAAAAGAATTTGATTTAAAAGATTTAAAAGAAGTAGAAAATGAAATATACAAATTTTTAAAATATTTAGATAATAAATCTGAGAAAGTAGATTTAGAAGAATTAAAAGCGTATTATGATAAAAGGGATAGATATGAGTATGATAATGCTATTGAAAGAATATCATTAAATTTAGAGTTAAATCCAATATCTGTAATTAATTTATTGAATTATGATAATATTAGTTATAGACATTATAGAATCAAGGAAATGATGTTTTTAGCTATTAATGAAGAATATTTAAAAAATAATGGAGATTACAATAAGATAAAAGAATCACTAGAAAATTTAGGTATTTCAGAAGAGACTATAAGAAAGTATTTAAGAAAAAATTTGAAGGATTATATTGAAAGTAAAATAAAAGACGTACAATATAATTATTATAAGAAAACTTTACCTGTTTATTGGAAGTGA
- a CDS encoding NAD+ synthase, which translates to MRLRIGLAQLNSHVGNLKYNLDKSKKALDLAEKENADILIFPELFLVGYPPEDLVLKTGFLSDSRESLNDYIEYSKNKKPISIIGNLDFEVDAYNSAYVIYNGKEEAKYHKIYLPNYSVFDEKRYFSPGKNPLMIELKNGLKIGITVCEDIWVPNGPAVDLAEMGAHVIVNISASPYTKEKPKSRLEMLKTRASELSTWLVYVNLVGGQDEIVFDGGSVVINPFGEVVHSLPLFEEKIDFIDIDPISSTRANLREGKRRHLIYENNDVDIVKINKEIDMKKDIKKPNKKILLMEKYEEMYNALKVGLRDYIYKNGFSKVVLGLSGGMDSAFVAALAVDVFGPENVLGILMPSQYSSRGSIEDSIQLANNLGMKTHTIPIRRTFESLLKELKVAFNNLPMDVAEENIQARIRGTIVMSFSNKFGYIALATGNKSEVATGYATLYGDMAGGLSPIKDIYKTEVYALAKYFNDLKGGWIIPENIFTKAPSAELRPAQTDQDKLPPYEILDAILERYIEYEMSIDEIAEDGFDLETVKYVIKLVDLNEYKRRQGAPVIKITQRAFGKDRRMPITNGYKVWR; encoded by the coding sequence ATGAGGTTAAGAATAGGTCTCGCACAATTAAATTCACATGTTGGTAATTTGAAATATAATTTAGATAAATCAAAAAAAGCATTGGATTTAGCAGAAAAAGAAAATGCAGATATATTAATATTTCCAGAGTTATTTCTTGTAGGTTATCCACCAGAAGATTTGGTTTTAAAAACTGGATTTTTAAGCGATTCTAGAGAAAGTTTGAATGATTATATTGAATATTCAAAAAATAAAAAACCAATTTCTATTATTGGAAATTTAGATTTTGAAGTGGATGCATATAATTCTGCATATGTAATATATAATGGAAAAGAAGAGGCAAAATATCATAAGATTTATTTGCCAAATTATTCTGTTTTTGATGAGAAAAGATATTTTTCACCAGGGAAAAATCCTTTAATGATTGAATTAAAAAATGGGTTAAAAATAGGAATTACTGTATGTGAAGATATTTGGGTACCAAATGGTCCAGCTGTTGATTTAGCGGAAATGGGAGCTCATGTTATAGTAAATATCTCTGCATCACCATATACTAAAGAAAAACCAAAAAGTAGATTAGAAATGTTGAAGACAAGAGCATCTGAACTTTCTACATGGTTGGTATATGTAAATCTCGTAGGAGGTCAGGATGAAATTGTTTTTGATGGAGGAAGTGTAGTAATAAATCCATTTGGAGAAGTTGTTCATTCATTACCGTTATTTGAAGAAAAAATAGATTTTATAGATATAGATCCAATATCTTCAACAAGAGCTAACTTAAGAGAAGGAAAACGAAGACATTTAATATACGAAAATAATGATGTTGATATTGTAAAGATAAATAAAGAAATAGATATGAAAAAAGATATTAAAAAGCCTAATAAAAAAATATTATTAATGGAAAAATACGAAGAAATGTATAATGCTTTAAAAGTTGGACTTAGAGATTATATATATAAAAATGGATTTTCAAAAGTCGTTTTGGGATTAAGTGGGGGAATGGATTCAGCATTTGTTGCTGCATTAGCTGTTGATGTTTTTGGTCCGGAAAATGTCTTAGGAATATTAATGCCATCACAATATTCTTCTAGAGGCAGTATAGAAGATTCTATACAATTAGCTAATAATTTAGGTATGAAAACTCATACAATTCCTATTCGTAGAACATTTGAAAGCTTATTGAAAGAATTAAAAGTAGCTTTTAATAATTTACCAATGGATGTAGCTGAAGAGAATATACAAGCTAGAATAAGAGGAACTATAGTTATGAGTTTTTCTAATAAATTTGGATATATAGCTTTGGCAACAGGTAATAAAAGTGAAGTTGCTACAGGGTATGCAACATTATATGGAGATATGGCAGGAGGTTTATCGCCAATAAAAGATATATACAAAACAGAAGTATATGCATTGGCTAAATATTTTAATGATTTAAAAGGCGGATGGATAATACCAGAAAATATATTCACCAAAGCACCTTCTGCAGAATTAAGGCCAGCTCAAACTGATCAAGATAAATTGCCTCCATATGAAATATTAGATGCAATATTAGAAAGATATATAGAATATGAAATGAGTATAGATGAAATTGCTGAAGACGGATTTGATTTAGAAACAGTAAAATATGTAATAAAACTTGTTGATTTAAATGAATATAAGAGACGACAAGGTGCTCCAGTTATAAAGATTACACAAAGAGCCTTTGGAAAAGATAGGAGAATGCCTATAACAAATGGATATAAGGTTTGGAGGTAA
- a CDS encoding zinc metallopeptidase yields MFYPFWFDPTFIILIPGLILSLIAQASVQGTFSKYSKVISSTGETGAEFARRMLSSLGLYDVRVEAVSGFLTDHYDPRNKVLRLSAATYSSRSVAALGVVAHEVGHAMQHQENYLPLVLRNFSVPFAAIGSNLSWIIFIIGFLFYSQPLIQLGILLFSFAVLFTLITLPVEFNASSRAIKTLPLMGMPTSEVAHVKKVLGAAAMTYVASAAMAILQLLRMVMIAGMFGDRD; encoded by the coding sequence ATGTTCTATCCATTCTGGTTTGATCCTACATTCATTATATTAATACCAGGATTAATACTTTCTTTAATAGCTCAAGCATCTGTTCAAGGAACTTTTTCAAAATATTCTAAGGTTATTTCTTCAACCGGGGAAACTGGTGCGGAATTTGCTAGAAGAATGTTAAGTTCATTAGGATTATATGATGTAAGAGTAGAGGCTGTATCTGGTTTTTTAACAGATCATTATGACCCTAGAAATAAGGTTTTAAGATTATCAGCCGCAACCTATTCAAGCAGATCAGTAGCTGCATTAGGCGTTGTAGCTCATGAAGTTGGGCATGCTATGCAACATCAAGAAAATTATTTACCTTTAGTATTAAGGAACTTTTCTGTACCTTTTGCTGCTATAGGCTCTAACTTATCTTGGATTATATTTATAATAGGTTTCTTATTCTATAGTCAACCATTAATTCAATTGGGTATATTATTATTCTCTTTTGCAGTATTATTTACATTAATTACATTACCTGTAGAATTTAATGCTAGTTCAAGAGCTATTAAAACTTTACCTTTAATGGGTATGCCAACATCAGAGGTTGCTCATGTTAAAAAGGTTTTAGGTGCTGCTGCAATGACTTATGTTGCTTCTGCAGCTATGGCTATTTTACAATTATTAAGAATGGTAATGATTGCTGGAATGTTTGGAGATAGAGATTAA
- a CDS encoding ABC transporter substrate-binding protein, which yields MIKKHLLKKYLLLFFILFYSLMFGVNFLYMYQAGYQPEDLIKYINSQNVENIFVTFKFYEDMYENITVSVNSKEPFYDIALVDLIWIPELASNNMILPLDDLNDYFDNIPDYVLEQFKYNGKIYALPYLVNIQHFYVNNEILRKAGFDHPPKTLEEMVYQAKIIKEKGILEYPIVDSWVNEEVLMCEFTWLLGAFGGDYYQGNTIKINTKEAVKALSFMKKLLDEGLINPLSLEFKEDDILDVFINGDAAFTTNWTYQSRYMEDPRYSKILKKGSLELIPVSESIKDKKRTVSVSGFQGLAILKNTKNIEDSIQALKVLTRSEFFHQFDNEIPIYKNMHKEYEKEKEYNKKKLIELENVLNRPSLIEYNKFSEIVRRYITMALKGLLPPKEALDKAQKEIEKIMNNF from the coding sequence ATGATAAAAAAGCATTTATTAAAAAAATACTTATTACTATTCTTTATTCTATTTTATTCATTAATGTTTGGTGTTAATTTCTTATATATGTACCAAGCTGGTTATCAGCCAGAAGATTTAATAAAATATATAAATTCACAGAATGTTGAAAATATTTTTGTTACTTTCAAATTTTATGAAGATATGTATGAAAATATTACAGTTTCTGTAAATTCCAAAGAGCCATTTTATGATATTGCATTGGTTGACTTAATTTGGATACCAGAACTAGCTAGTAATAATATGATATTGCCATTAGATGATTTAAATGATTATTTTGATAATATTCCAGATTATGTATTAGAACAATTTAAATACAATGGTAAAATATATGCATTGCCTTATTTAGTTAATATACAACATTTTTATGTAAATAATGAAATTTTAAGAAAAGCAGGATTTGATCATCCACCTAAAACCTTAGAAGAGATGGTATATCAGGCAAAAATTATTAAGGAAAAAGGAATATTAGAATATCCTATTGTTGATTCTTGGGTAAATGAAGAAGTTTTGATGTGTGAGTTTACATGGTTATTAGGTGCTTTTGGTGGTGATTATTATCAAGGTAATACAATTAAAATAAACACTAAAGAAGCGGTTAAAGCATTATCGTTTATGAAAAAATTATTAGATGAAGGTTTAATAAACCCATTATCTTTAGAGTTTAAAGAAGATGATATTTTAGATGTATTTATTAACGGAGATGCTGCATTTACAACTAATTGGACATATCAATCGAGATATATGGAAGATCCTAGGTATTCAAAAATATTGAAAAAAGGTAGTTTGGAGTTGATACCAGTATCAGAATCAATAAAAGATAAAAAAAGAACAGTTTCGGTTAGTGGGTTTCAGGGATTGGCTATTTTGAAAAATACAAAAAATATAGAAGACTCAATTCAAGCATTAAAGGTATTAACAAGATCTGAATTTTTTCATCAATTTGATAATGAAATTCCAATATATAAGAATATGCATAAAGAATATGAAAAAGAAAAAGAATATAATAAGAAAAAATTAATAGAATTAGAAAATGTATTAAATAGACCTTCATTAATTGAATATAATAAATTTTCTGAAATAGTAAGAAGATATATAACTATGGCATTAAAAGGTCTTTTACCTCCAAAAGAAGCCTTAGATAAAGCTCAGAAAGAAATAGAAAAAATAATGAACAACTTTTAA
- a CDS encoding sigma-54-dependent transcriptional regulator — translation MEKILIVEDDKNSAKILNQFLEKKGYNVDVCNDLNSVNNLDLNDYSIVLLDMILPDGKGTEKIKEYIALNPYLKVIIMTGYGDVQDAVYSMKSGAFDFIKKPIDLKRLMFLIEKAFEEIDLEKENEKLKYIVQETIKEDFVIGQSEIMKNIIYIVNKVIETDANILITGETGVGKEVFTRYIQRFSKRKDNPFIIVNCAAIPKDLVESELFGYEKGAFTGADKAKPGKFELADKGTIFLDEVGELPLEIQSKLLRVLESGTIERVGGTKEINVDVRVIAATNRNLEEEVKKGNFRMDLFYRLNVININIPPIRERKEDIPIFIEFFNKRYSAKYNKPKINFSKDAYDILISYDWPGNIREIRNFVERLFIIFDTKNSIKKSDIEFLLNMKNDKTIETDNFSNMTLEEMEKELILKTLEKYSGNKTKTAKALGISLRTLQYKLKKYENGGI, via the coding sequence ATGGAAAAAATTTTAATAGTTGAAGACGATAAAAATAGCGCAAAAATATTAAATCAATTTTTAGAAAAAAAAGGATATAACGTTGATGTATGTAATGACTTAAATAGCGTTAATAATTTGGATTTGAATGATTATAGTATTGTATTATTAGATATGATATTACCTGATGGTAAAGGTACTGAAAAGATTAAGGAATATATAGCATTAAATCCATATCTTAAAGTAATCATTATGACTGGATATGGTGATGTGCAAGATGCTGTTTATTCCATGAAAAGCGGAGCTTTTGATTTTATTAAAAAGCCAATAGATTTAAAAAGGTTAATGTTTTTAATTGAAAAAGCATTTGAAGAAATAGATTTGGAAAAAGAAAATGAAAAATTAAAGTATATAGTGCAAGAGACTATTAAAGAAGATTTTGTTATAGGTCAATCTGAAATTATGAAAAATATAATATATATAGTCAATAAAGTAATTGAAACAGATGCTAATATATTAATTACTGGTGAAACTGGTGTAGGTAAAGAAGTATTTACAAGATATATTCAAAGATTTAGTAAAAGAAAGGATAATCCATTTATTATTGTGAATTGTGCAGCAATACCAAAAGATTTGGTTGAATCAGAATTATTTGGATATGAAAAAGGAGCATTTACTGGTGCAGATAAAGCAAAACCTGGTAAATTTGAATTGGCCGATAAAGGTACAATTTTTTTAGATGAAGTTGGAGAATTACCATTGGAAATTCAAAGTAAATTGTTAAGAGTTTTAGAAAGCGGAACTATAGAAAGGGTAGGTGGAACAAAAGAAATAAATGTTGATGTAAGGGTTATAGCTGCAACTAATAGGAATTTGGAAGAAGAAGTTAAAAAAGGTAATTTTAGAATGGATTTATTTTATAGGTTAAATGTTATAAATATTAATATTCCTCCTATAAGGGAAAGAAAAGAGGATATACCAATATTTATTGAATTTTTTAATAAGAGATATTCAGCAAAATATAATAAACCAAAAATTAATTTTTCAAAAGATGCATATGACATTTTAATTTCATATGATTGGCCAGGGAATATAAGAGAAATAAGAAATTTTGTTGAAAGACTGTTTATAATATTTGATACAAAAAATTCTATAAAAAAATCTGATATTGAATTTTTATTAAACATGAAAAATGATAAAACAATTGAAACAGATAATTTTTCAAATATGACATTAGAAGAAATGGAAAAGGAATTAATATTAAAAACATTAGAAAAATATTCTGGAAACAAAACAAAAACAGCAAAAGCTTTAGGAATAAGTTTAAGAACATTACAATATAAGCTAAAAAAATATGAAAATGGTGGGATTTAA
- a CDS encoding sensor histidine kinase, translating into MTLKRRFIFIILIFVLLPTMLIIFNETYITKYIFKELSSYTETTIDDFGFEVVNKIYPTALNNFFEYNNYLKNFSINILDNQRIIDYAKYGLINTVKTYLEELLNSSSIDGVIIIVENEIKIKTGDFPVIEDIKNGYFENENGIYMVTGSKKENVQVFASKKIDRYFLDSLNLSSISLISIIGKKHKIYQRNDYYVDFNIEDNYVISNDYKYPSKVEKLSDNIVFIISFDISQLSSIQNKIKDVFFENISSNLNISLFIWIFISPFLIYFALFYFGKNIETLELSIKSIKEIAKGNFDVNIDVENKENNRYKDLIDSINVLSENLRNMRKEIDKNIETLENEKNTLKYLVNNLYEGIIFFDLDGSIKVENDFGKEVLKEIGEKELKDSKSKIYSLKINDEQKLIEVSRNYLENSLLVLIRDISLEKEMNDLYSLNEKLVEKEKFGRIAAHEIRNPLNSMYLNLQYLKMEFEGNQKIEEISDLIIEQIKTIDSIVGELSSRAIIESDEKKVNINSVISQILNLLKYKLLENSIDVEFNKSNENIYLNANPQRLNQLFYNIINNAIEELENKEDNRKIRIDVSKNNKIINIIIEDNGRGIPEEYKESIFNKPFTTKKYGNGIGLFIVHSIVKELNGDIKIFSSNSGTKVILEFREGEI; encoded by the coding sequence ATGACATTAAAAAGAAGATTTATTTTCATTATATTAATATTTGTTCTTCTTCCGACGATGTTAATTATTTTTAATGAAACATATATTACCAAATACATATTTAAGGAATTATCTAGCTATACAGAAACTACAATTGACGATTTTGGATTTGAAGTGGTTAATAAGATATATCCTACTGCTTTGAACAATTTTTTTGAATATAATAATTATTTAAAAAACTTTTCAATAAATATTTTAGATAATCAAAGAATAATAGATTATGCAAAATATGGACTAATTAATACCGTTAAAACGTATTTAGAAGAATTGCTGAATTCATCGTCTATAGATGGAGTAATAATAATTGTAGAAAATGAAATAAAAATTAAAACAGGAGATTTTCCTGTTATAGAAGATATAAAAAATGGGTATTTTGAGAATGAAAATGGAATATATATGGTAACTGGTTCAAAAAAGGAAAATGTTCAAGTATTTGCTTCAAAGAAAATTGATAGATATTTCTTAGATTCTCTAAATTTATCTTCAATATCATTAATTTCTATAATTGGAAAAAAACATAAGATTTACCAAAGAAATGATTATTATGTTGATTTTAATATTGAAGATAATTATGTAATATCAAATGATTATAAGTATCCATCAAAAGTTGAAAAATTATCAGATAATATAGTTTTTATTATTTCATTTGATATTTCTCAATTAAGTTCAATTCAGAATAAGATAAAAGATGTATTTTTTGAAAATATATCGTCAAATTTAAACATTTCATTGTTTATATGGATATTTATTTCTCCTTTCTTAATTTATTTTGCTTTATTTTATTTTGGGAAAAATATAGAAACTTTAGAATTGTCAATTAAATCCATAAAAGAAATAGCTAAAGGGAATTTCGATGTTAATATTGACGTTGAAAATAAAGAGAATAATAGGTATAAGGATTTGATTGATTCTATAAATGTATTATCAGAAAATTTGCGTAATATGCGTAAAGAAATAGATAAAAATATTGAAACACTTGAAAATGAAAAAAATACTTTGAAATACTTAGTAAATAATTTATATGAAGGAATAATATTTTTTGATTTAGATGGAAGTATAAAAGTAGAAAATGATTTTGGTAAAGAGGTATTGAAAGAAATTGGTGAAAAAGAACTTAAAGATTCAAAAAGTAAAATTTATTCTTTAAAGATTAATGATGAACAAAAATTGATAGAAGTTAGTAGAAATTATTTAGAAAATTCATTATTAGTATTAATAAGAGATATATCTTTAGAAAAAGAAATGAATGACTTATACTCATTAAATGAAAAATTAGTAGAAAAAGAAAAGTTTGGTCGTATTGCTGCACATGAAATAAGAAATCCTTTAAATTCAATGTATCTTAATTTGCAATATTTGAAAATGGAATTTGAAGGAAATCAAAAAATTGAAGAAATTAGCGATTTAATTATTGAACAAATAAAGACTATAGATTCAATAGTTGGCGAATTGTCTTCAAGAGCAATTATAGAATCAGATGAAAAGAAGGTAAATATAAATAGTGTTATATCACAAATATTGAATCTCTTAAAATATAAATTATTAGAAAATTCAATAGATGTAGAATTTAACAAATCAAATGAAAATATATATTTAAACGCAAATCCTCAAAGATTAAATCAACTTTTTTATAACATCATTAATAACGCAATAGAGGAATTAGAAAATAAAGAAGATAATAGAAAAATTAGAATCGATGTATCAAAAAATAATAAAATAATTAATATTATTATTGAAGATAATGGACGTGGAATTCCCGAAGAATATAAAGAAAGCATATTTAATAAACCATTTACGACCAAAAAATATGGTAATGGTATTGGATTATTTATTGTTCATTCTATAGTAAAAGAATTAAATGGAGATATAAAAATATTTAGTTCTAATAGTGGAACAAAAGTAATTTTGGAATTTAGAGAAGGAGAGATATAA